The following are encoded together in the Weissella soli genome:
- the rplO gene encoding 50S ribosomal protein L15: MKLNELTIAEGARHVRNRVGRGESSGNGKTAGRGQKGQKARGKVRLGFEGGQMPLFRRKPKRGFTNINRKEYAVVNLDQLNQFDNGTEVTPTVLVEAGIIKKELSGVKILANGQLEKSLTIKAHKFSASAKTAVEAAGGKIEEI, from the coding sequence ATGAAGCTTAATGAGCTTACAATTGCCGAAGGCGCACGTCACGTTCGCAACCGTGTTGGACGTGGTGAGTCTTCAGGTAATGGAAAGACTGCTGGTCGTGGTCAAAAGGGTCAAAAGGCTCGTGGTAAAGTACGTTTGGGGTTCGAAGGTGGACAAATGCCTTTGTTCCGTCGTAAGCCAAAGCGTGGATTTACTAACATCAACCGCAAGGAATATGCAGTTGTGAACTTGGACCAATTGAACCAATTCGACAATGGTACTGAAGTGACTCCAACCGTATTGGTTGAAGCTGGTATCATCAAGAAGGAATTGTCAGGCGTTAAGATTTTGGCTAATGGCCAACTTGAGAAGTCATTGACTATCAAGGCCCACAAGTTTTCAGCATCAGCAAAGACAGCTGTCGAAGCTGCTGGTGGAAAGATCGAGGAAATCTAA
- the rplR gene encoding 50S ribosomal protein L18 — protein MITKSDKNKARQRRHARVRGKISGTAERPRLNVYRSNKNIYAQLIDDVAGVTLASASTLDAAVETAPKTEQAAKVGALIADRAKAAGIEDVVFDRGGYLYHGRVLALAEAAREAGLKF, from the coding sequence ATGATTACGAAGTCAGACAAGAACAAGGCGCGTCAACGTCGACACGCGCGCGTTCGTGGAAAGATTTCCGGTACTGCAGAGCGCCCACGCTTGAACGTTTACCGTTCTAACAAGAACATCTACGCGCAATTAATTGATGACGTAGCGGGTGTGACGCTTGCTAGTGCCTCAACTTTGGATGCAGCAGTTGAAACTGCACCAAAGACTGAGCAAGCTGCTAAAGTAGGAGCATTGATCGCTGATCGTGCTAAAGCTGCTGGTATTGAAGACGTTGTCTTCGATCGTGGTGGTTACCTATATCACGGACGTGTTTTGGCTTTGGCCGAAGCTGCTCGTGAAGCTGGCTTGAAGTTCTAA
- the rpsH gene encoding 30S ribosomal protein S8 — protein MSMTDPIADFLTRIRNANMVRHDSVEVPASKIKKDIAEILKNEGFVRDVEYIDDDKQGVIRVFLKYGADKQRVITGLKRISKPGLRSYVKADSLPKVLNGLGIAIISTSEGVITDKEARAKQIGGEVLAYVW, from the coding sequence ATGTCAATGACTGACCCAATTGCAGATTTTTTGACTCGCATTCGTAACGCCAACATGGTTCGTCACGATTCTGTTGAGGTACCTGCATCAAAGATCAAGAAGGACATCGCCGAGATCTTGAAGAACGAAGGCTTTGTTCGTGACGTTGAATACATTGATGATGATAAGCAAGGCGTTATCCGCGTCTTCCTTAAGTATGGTGCTGATAAGCAACGTGTCATCACTGGTTTGAAGCGTATTTCAAAGCCAGGATTGCGTTCATACGTAAAAGCCGATTCATTGCCAAAGGTTTTGAACGGTTTGGGAATTGCTATCATCTCAACTTCTGAAGGTGTTATCACCGATAAGGAAGCTCGCGCCAAGCAAATTGGTGGCGAGGTATTGGCTTACGTTTGGTAA
- the rpsE gene encoding 30S ribosomal protein S5, protein MAYIDPKTLGELEENVVAINRVTKVVKGGRRLRFAALVVVGDRNGHVGFGTGKAQEVPEAIRKAVEAAKRNIIAVPTVGTTLPHSALGIFGGGRILVKPATEGSGVAAGGAARAVLELAGVADVTAKSLGSSTPINVVRATFEAINQLKNAEEVADLRQVSLEHLAE, encoded by the coding sequence ATGGCATATATCGATCCTAAGACACTTGGTGAGCTCGAAGAAAACGTCGTAGCCATCAACCGTGTTACTAAGGTTGTTAAGGGTGGACGCCGCTTGCGTTTCGCCGCTTTGGTTGTAGTTGGAGACCGTAATGGTCACGTTGGTTTTGGTACAGGTAAAGCTCAAGAAGTTCCTGAGGCTATCCGTAAGGCTGTTGAAGCTGCAAAGCGCAACATCATTGCTGTTCCAACTGTTGGTACAACTCTTCCTCACTCTGCATTGGGTATCTTCGGTGGTGGCCGCATTTTGGTTAAGCCTGCCACAGAAGGATCTGGAGTAGCTGCCGGTGGTGCTGCTCGTGCCGTTTTGGAATTGGCCGGTGTTGCCGACGTGACTGCTAAGTCACTTGGTTCATCAACACCTATCAACGTTGTACGTGCAACTTTCGAAGCAATCAACCAATTGAAGAACGCTGAAGAAGTTGCTGATTTGCGTCAGGTCTCATTAGAGCACTTGGCAGAGTAA
- the rpmD gene encoding 50S ribosomal protein L30 — MAEQVKVTLVKSAAHRLPKQRAIVKSLGLNKVSSSVVLPDNAATRGAIFKIAHLIEVEIVK; from the coding sequence ATGGCTGAACAAGTTAAAGTTACACTTGTAAAGAGTGCTGCCCACCGTTTGCCAAAGCAACGTGCAATTGTTAAGAGCCTTGGATTGAACAAGGTTTCTTCATCAGTTGTGTTGCCTGACAACGCAGCAACGCGTGGCGCTATTTTCAAGATTGCTCACTTGATTGAAGTTGAAATCGTCAAGTAA
- the rplF gene encoding 50S ribosomal protein L6 — MSRIGNKILTLPANVELKREGDVVTVKGPKGELSREIAPEITFSVDGADVKFERPSDDGRIKALHGTTRANVANMVEGVSEGFKKTLKLVGVGYRAAKQGDKLVLNVGYSHPVEFEDRDGLTVEVPDSLTIIVSGISKQKVGDLSAEIRAVRAPEPYKGKGIRYENEYVARKEGKTGK, encoded by the coding sequence ATGAGTCGTATTGGTAACAAGATTTTGACTTTGCCTGCCAACGTTGAATTAAAGCGTGAAGGTGACGTTGTTACTGTTAAGGGACCTAAGGGTGAATTGTCACGCGAAATCGCACCAGAGATTACTTTCTCTGTTGACGGTGCTGACGTAAAGTTTGAGCGTCCATCCGATGATGGTCGTATCAAGGCTTTGCATGGTACTACGCGTGCCAATGTTGCTAACATGGTCGAGGGTGTCTCAGAAGGCTTCAAGAAGACTTTGAAGCTAGTTGGTGTTGGTTACCGTGCTGCAAAGCAAGGCGATAAGCTTGTTTTGAACGTTGGTTACTCACACCCAGTTGAATTCGAAGACCGTGATGGTTTGACTGTTGAAGTACCTGATTCATTGACTATCATTGTTTCAGGAATTTCAAAGCAAAAGGTTGGAGATTTATCTGCTGAGATCCGTGCCGTACGTGCCCCAGAACCTTATAAGGGTAAGGGTATCCGTTACGAAAATGAATACGTTGCACGTAAGGAAGGTAAGACTGGTAAGTAA
- a CDS encoding adenylate kinase: MSLNIMLLGLPGVGKGTQAAKIVETYALPHISTGDMFRAAMANETELGLKAKSFMDAGNLVPDEVTNGIVEERLAEDDTKAGFILDGFPRNLDQAVALDEMLSKQDRKLDGVLYFTASEDVLVERMMARGRADDTPEVIKNRLEVNGKLTEPIADFYEKKGILHKIDGAGELNAIFADVKELLDSLKNA; the protein is encoded by the coding sequence ATGAGTTTGAATATCATGTTGTTGGGCTTACCAGGTGTTGGTAAGGGTACCCAGGCTGCAAAGATTGTTGAAACTTACGCTTTGCCACACATCAGTACGGGAGATATGTTCCGTGCCGCAATGGCAAACGAAACGGAATTGGGATTGAAGGCTAAGTCATTTATGGACGCCGGAAACTTAGTTCCTGATGAAGTTACGAACGGTATTGTTGAGGAGCGTTTAGCTGAAGACGATACTAAGGCTGGATTCATTCTTGATGGATTCCCCCGTAACTTGGATCAAGCAGTTGCTTTGGATGAGATGTTATCAAAGCAAGACCGTAAGTTGGATGGTGTATTATACTTTACTGCATCAGAAGACGTATTGGTTGAGCGGATGATGGCACGTGGTCGTGCAGACGACACACCCGAAGTAATTAAGAATCGTTTGGAAGTCAACGGTAAGCTAACTGAACCAATTGCCGATTTTTATGAGAAGAAGGGTATTCTTCACAAAATCGATGGTGCCGGTGAACTTAACGCAATCTTCGCTGATGTAAAAGAACTGCTCGATAGTTTGAAGAACGCTTAA
- the secY gene encoding preprotein translocase subunit SecY, which translates to MLTTVLNSLKEKDIRKKLFFTLMILIVYRLGAYITVPGINPAALSEVANSGLGSILNMFSGGGLTNYSLFAMGVSPYVTAQIVVQLLQMDIVPRFVEWSKQGEVGRRKLNQVTRYLTIVLAFVQSIGITAGFNQLSQVQLVSTPNWQTYLLIGFLLTSGTMFAVWLGEMITERGLGQGVSMLIFAGIIARVPAGVVQLVKENVFQSSDQTRGWALVIGLMLIFLIVIAFVTWFNQAIRKIPMQYTRRSVGSGDSSYLPLKINVAGVIPVIFASSLLVTPQTILQAFSSKYGTTNWYTTLMDWLSMQTIQGGLLYTLLIVLFTFFYAFVQVNPEKVAENLQKQGSYIVGVWPGPATEKWLSGLLVRLSVVGALFLGFVALAPILATHYFGLDSNLGMSGTSLLIVIGVAIDLIRQLEGLMMKRQYVGFIQEGAKTK; encoded by the coding sequence ATGCTAACAACCGTGCTCAATTCACTTAAGGAAAAGGATATTCGTAAGAAATTATTCTTTACTTTAATGATTTTGATTGTCTACCGTCTAGGTGCGTACATTACTGTACCAGGAATTAATCCTGCCGCACTTAGTGAGGTTGCAAATTCTGGGCTCGGCAGCATTTTGAATATGTTTAGCGGTGGTGGCTTGACGAATTACTCATTGTTCGCAATGGGTGTCTCACCATACGTTACTGCTCAAATCGTGGTACAACTTCTCCAAATGGACATTGTGCCACGATTTGTCGAATGGTCGAAACAAGGTGAAGTGGGACGACGTAAGTTAAACCAAGTCACTCGTTACTTGACCATCGTCCTAGCTTTTGTACAGTCAATCGGTATTACAGCTGGGTTCAATCAATTGAGTCAAGTCCAATTGGTTTCAACACCAAATTGGCAAACGTATCTCTTGATTGGATTTCTTTTGACATCAGGGACGATGTTCGCGGTTTGGTTGGGTGAGATGATCACTGAACGAGGCCTCGGCCAAGGTGTCTCAATGTTGATTTTTGCTGGAATTATTGCGCGTGTTCCAGCAGGGGTCGTTCAATTAGTCAAAGAAAATGTGTTCCAAAGCTCTGATCAAACACGTGGATGGGCGTTAGTGATTGGTTTGATGTTAATCTTCTTGATTGTCATCGCTTTTGTTACTTGGTTTAACCAAGCTATTCGAAAGATTCCAATGCAATATACGCGTCGTTCAGTCGGATCTGGTGATTCATCGTACTTACCATTGAAGATTAACGTTGCTGGAGTTATTCCAGTGATCTTCGCGTCATCACTTTTGGTGACACCACAAACCATCTTGCAAGCTTTTTCAAGTAAGTATGGTACGACTAATTGGTACACAACTTTGATGGATTGGTTGTCTATGCAAACAATCCAAGGTGGGTTGTTGTACACGCTTCTCATTGTTTTGTTTACGTTCTTCTATGCCTTCGTTCAGGTTAATCCTGAAAAGGTTGCCGAGAACTTACAAAAGCAAGGAAGTTATATTGTCGGCGTTTGGCCCGGACCAGCGACTGAAAAGTGGCTATCTGGCTTGCTTGTCCGTTTATCTGTGGTCGGCGCACTGTTTTTAGGGTTTGTTGCCTTGGCACCAATCTTAGCCACTCATTACTTTGGGTTGGATAGTAATCTTGGCATGTCTGGTACTTCATTATTGATTGTTATCGGTGTTGCTATTGATTTGATTCGTCAACTAGAAGGATTAATGATGAAACGGCAATACGTCGGTTTCATTCAAGAAGGAGCAAAAACAAAATGA
- the rplN gene encoding 50S ribosomal protein L14 yields the protein MIQQESRLKVADNSGAREILTIKVLGGSGRKFANIGDMIVATVKQAIPGGTVKKGDVVKAVIVRTVSGMHRADGSYIKFDENAAVIVKDDKSPVGTRIFGPVARELRDNDYMRIVSLAPEVL from the coding sequence GTGATTCAACAAGAGAGTCGTTTGAAAGTTGCTGACAATTCAGGAGCACGTGAAATCTTGACTATCAAGGTTTTGGGTGGTTCAGGTCGTAAGTTTGCCAACATTGGTGACATGATCGTGGCAACCGTTAAGCAAGCCATTCCTGGTGGTACTGTAAAGAAGGGTGACGTCGTAAAGGCTGTTATCGTTCGTACTGTTTCAGGAATGCACCGTGCAGATGGTTCATACATCAAGTTTGATGAGAACGCTGCCGTTATCGTTAAAGATGATAAGAGTCCAGTAGGAACTCGTATCTTCGGACCTGTTGCGCGTGAGTTGCGTGACAATGATTACATGCGTATCGTGTCTTTGGCACCTGAAGTATTGTAA
- the rplE gene encoding 50S ribosomal protein L5: MASLLKEKYVNEVQPSLIEKFNYTSPMQVPKIEKIVLNMGVGDAVSNSKNLDEAVAELELIAGQKPVITRAKKSIAGFRLREGMAIGTKVTLRGERMYDFLNKLINVSLPRVRDFRGVSPKAFDGRGNYTLGIREQLIFPEIDYDQVNRVRGLDIVIVTTANSDEEGREMLTQLGMPFAK; this comes from the coding sequence ATGGCAAGTTTGCTAAAAGAAAAGTACGTTAATGAAGTTCAACCTTCATTGATTGAAAAGTTCAACTACACATCACCAATGCAAGTTCCTAAGATCGAAAAGATCGTTTTGAACATGGGTGTTGGTGACGCCGTATCAAACTCAAAGAACTTAGATGAAGCTGTTGCTGAATTAGAATTGATTGCTGGTCAAAAGCCAGTTATCACTCGCGCCAAGAAGTCAATCGCTGGCTTCCGTTTGCGTGAGGGTATGGCAATCGGTACTAAAGTTACTTTGCGTGGTGAGCGTATGTATGACTTCTTGAATAAGTTGATCAACGTTTCATTGCCACGTGTTCGTGACTTCCGTGGAGTTTCACCAAAGGCCTTTGATGGTCGTGGAAACTACACATTGGGAATTCGTGAGCAACTTATTTTCCCAGAAATCGATTACGATCAAGTTAATCGTGTTCGCGGGTTGGACATCGTTATTGTAACGACTGCTAACTCAGACGAAGAGGGACGTGAAATGCTTACTCAATTGGGTATGCCTTTCGCAAAGTAA
- the rplX gene encoding 50S ribosomal protein L24 codes for MFVKTGDKVKVIAGKDKGKEGVIVKTIAAKDRVVVEGVNMIKKHQKPNNQYPQGGIIELEAPIHVSNVQLLDPSTNEPTRVGFKIEDGKKVRVSKKSGTTL; via the coding sequence ATGTTTGTGAAGACTGGTGACAAGGTTAAGGTTATCGCCGGCAAGGACAAGGGCAAAGAAGGCGTTATCGTAAAGACTATCGCTGCAAAGGACCGTGTTGTTGTTGAGGGTGTGAACATGATTAAGAAGCACCAAAAGCCTAATAACCAATACCCACAAGGTGGAATTATCGAGCTAGAAGCTCCTATCCACGTATCAAACGTACAATTGCTTGACCCTTCAACTAATGAACCAACTCGTGTTGGCTTCAAGATTGAAGATGGTAAGAAGGTACGTGTTTCAAAGAAGTCTGGAACGACTTTGTAA